A region of the Gammaproteobacteria bacterium genome:
GCACTTCGCGCAACGCGGTGTCGATTGTCTCCTTGATTGAGGCTGTTCCAAGCAGCAGCCGAACCTGCTCGATGAGGCCGTGGTCAACTTCTACGCTGGTCTTCCTCAATCGAAACCCTCCGAAAAAGAGCAGAACACGGTATACTGACAATCCTAGTCAAGATATCTCAGATGGACAAGCAGGGATATCGAACCACGGGACCCACTCCGACGCCCCGACATCTCACCGCCAATGCGTTCACCACCGGGAACGGTTAGAATCGAAATCCCGGCAAGGATGACACGTTCCCGGATTCTGGTGTCCACATGCCCGAAACGTCGGACCGCCTCCTCTCCCTGGACGCGTTCCGGGGCCTGACCATCGCGGGAATGGTGCTGGTCAACAACCCGGGCAGCTGGGCGTACGTGTATGCGCCTCTCGCCCACGCCGAGTGGCACGGGTGGACCCCCACCGATCTCATCTTCCCGTACTTCCTGTTCATCGTCGGCGTCGCGATGCCGTTCTCCTTCCGGGGCAGGCTCGCGGGAGGAGCCAGCCGCTCCAGCCTGTTCCGGCACGTCATCCGCCGTTCGCTGATTCTCATCGCGATCGGGCTCGCCATGCGCGCCATCCCGGACTTCGACTTCGGCGAGATGCGCCTATACGGCGTCCTCCAGCGCATCGGCCTCGTGTACTTCGCCGCGGCCGGGCTGTACCTGTGGGCTTCCGCCCGCGGGAGGATGGCCGCCACAGCCGCGCTCTTGTTGGGCTACTGGGCCGTGATGATGCTCGTGCCGGTCCCCGGCTCCGCACCGGGCGACCTCTCGCCGGACGGCAACCTCGCCGCCCACATCGACCGCATCCTCATGCCCGGCCGGCTGTGGTCGGGCACATGGGACCCGGAAGGGCTGCTCTCCACCTTCCCGGCCATCGCCACCTGCCTCCTGGGCATCTTCTGCGGCGAACGGCTCCAAAGCGGCCGCTCCGGCCGCCGGCTCGCCTGGGAGATGTGGATGGCGGGCGCGGTGATGGTCGCGCTGGGACTCGCCTGGGACCTCGTCTTCCCCATCAACAAGAACCTGTGGACCAGTTCCTACGTGGTCTTCACCGCCGGAACCGCGCTCCTGCTGCTGGGCACGATGTTCTGGGCCATCGACGTCAAGCGATGGCGGAGTGCCTGGAGCGCACCGTTCATGGCCTGCGGAATGAACTCCATCGCCATCTTCGTGGCATCCGGGATGGTGGCCAAGACGATGGCGCGGATCCCCGCGCCCGACGCCGCCGCGTCATCCCTCTACGACTGGATCTTCCGCAACGGTTTCCAGTCCTGGGCGGGCGACTACAATGGCTCGCTGGCCCTCGCGCTCGCACAGGTCGCGTTCTGGCTCACCGTCGCCTGGCTGCTGCACCGGCGCCGGATCTACATCAAGATCTGAGGTCGCGGGTCGGGACCCCTCAGACCTCCTCCAGCTTCTCTTCCAGCAGCTGGTAGGCGATCGGCAGGAAATCGCGCTCGCTGATGATTCCGATCAGCTTGCCGTTCTTCTCCACCGGGAGCGCGGACACGCGCTTCTCGCGCATGATCCTGATCGCTTCCAGCGTGGAGGTCTCGGGCTCCACGGTCACCACGTCGGAGGCCATGATGGTGCGGATGGGGTCGGACTCCTCGATGCCTGGGACGCCGGAGGCGGCGACCAGGCGCAGGATCGCGCGGTACGAGACCAGCCCGACCAGCGTGTGGTCGTCGTCTTCCACCAGCACATGACGGATGTTCTGCTTGTCCATCAGGAAGGCGGCCAGCTCGATGGGCTCGTCCTCATGCACGGTGAACAGGTCGGTCACCATGTACTGCTCGACCTTCAGGAAATTGTAGCGCCAGCCGCCCGCCTCCCAGATCTCGGCCGGCTCCCAGGTGTGCGCCGGACGCGGATCCCGTTGCCGATGAGCCATCCCGGAGGTGAGCGCGGTCATGCGCTCTGCGGCCGATCCCTGGCCGCTCATGCTGCGCAGCGACTTGAGCTGCCACGTCGCGCCGGTCATGCCGGACTCGATGCGCCCCTGGACGATCCCCAGGTAGTGGTCGATCTCGGTCTCCTCGATCTGCAGCTCCTCGAGCCCGCTCCGTGACAGCGGAAGCAGTTCACCCAGCAGGAGATCGCGCGCGCTCACGGTCTCGCCGGTGAGCCAGTGGAAACCGGCGTCCAGGCCTCGGCGGCTGGCGGCCACGAAGTTGGCCTTGGCGTAGTCGAAGTCGACGCGGCCGGCCACGTCTCCGTATTCCCGGGCGCCTCCGAGCACGAGACCGATCCAGAAGGCGGCGTTGGCAACCTCGTCCATGATCGTGGGACCGGAGGGCAGCACGCGGCACTCGATGCGCAGGTGCGGCTTGCCTTCGCTGATGCCGTAGCAGGGGCGGTTCCAGCGGTATACCGTGCCGTTGTGCAGCTGCAGCGCGGGGAGCCGGGGCACGCCGCCCCGTGCAAGCACCTCGAAGGGATCCTCCGTCACCTCTCCGGTCAGGAGCACGCGGAAGCGCGCGATGTCGTCCTCGAAGAGCTCGGTCACCGACTTGTTGATCCAGCGCTCGCCGAAGCGCACGCGCGTGCTGGTCTGGCGCAGGTGCGGCGTTGCGCTGCGCGTGTCCATCGACTGCTCGAAGAGCGCGATGCGGGTCTCGTTCCAGAGCCGCTTGCCGAAGAGGAGCGGGGAGTTGACGCACGCCGCCAGCACCGGCGGGGTGACCAGCTGGGCCACGTTGTAGAAGCTCGGGAACTCCTCCGCGGAAACCTGAAGGTGCACCTGGTAGCTGGTGTTGCACGCCTCCACCATCACCGAGTCGTGCTCGACGAAGATCTCGTCGGTGCCCTCGATGCGCAGCCGGTACGACGACCCGCCGCGGATGCGGTTGAGCGCATCGTTGAGGGCGTAGTAGCGGGGCATGGGCGTGATGCTGTCCATGGACAGGTCGGACTTGCCCAGGGTCGGCAGGATGCCGCACAGGACGATGTCGGCCCCCTGCCGCTGC
Encoded here:
- a CDS encoding DUF5009 domain-containing protein — its product is MPETSDRLLSLDAFRGLTIAGMVLVNNPGSWAYVYAPLAHAEWHGWTPTDLIFPYFLFIVGVAMPFSFRGRLAGGASRSSLFRHVIRRSLILIAIGLAMRAIPDFDFGEMRLYGVLQRIGLVYFAAAGLYLWASARGRMAATAALLLGYWAVMMLVPVPGSAPGDLSPDGNLAAHIDRILMPGRLWSGTWDPEGLLSTFPAIATCLLGIFCGERLQSGRSGRRLAWEMWMAGAVMVALGLAWDLVFPINKNLWTSSYVVFTAGTALLLLGTMFWAIDVKRWRSAWSAPFMACGMNSIAIFVASGMVAKTMARIPAPDAAASSLYDWIFRNGFQSWAGDYNGSLALALAQVAFWLTVAWLLHRRRIYIKI
- a CDS encoding glutamate-cysteine ligase family protein, translating into MGRLDADTGRDSAEIRAFTKAILRDLKALERMLSEGMIESGVRRFGVEQEFFLVDRGWRPATVALDVLEHLPKDTFTTELALFNLEANLQPKLLTGRCFSAMEVEIEERIAQARASAQRQGADIVLCGILPTLGKSDLSMDSITPMPRYYALNDALNRIRGGSSYRLRIEGTDEIFVEHDSVMVEACNTSYQVHLQVSAEEFPSFYNVAQLVTPPVLAACVNSPLLFGKRLWNETRIALFEQSMDTRSATPHLRQTSTRVRFGERWINKSVTELFEDDIARFRVLLTGEVTEDPFEVLARGGVPRLPALQLHNGTVYRWNRPCYGISEGKPHLRIECRVLPSGPTIMDEVANAAFWIGLVLGGAREYGDVAGRVDFDYAKANFVAASRRGLDAGFHWLTGETVSARDLLLGELLPLSRSGLEELQIEETEIDHYLGIVQGRIESGMTGATWQLKSLRSMSGQGSAAERMTALTSGMAHRQRDPRPAHTWEPAEIWEAGGWRYNFLKVEQYMVTDLFTVHEDEPIELAAFLMDKQNIRHVLVEDDDHTLVGLVSYRAILRLVAASGVPGIEESDPIRTIMASDVVTVEPETSTLEAIRIMREKRVSALPVEKNGKLIGIISERDFLPIAYQLLEEKLEEV